ATGATAAAAagtcaatatatattttgtcattattatattatctgtatGTGCAATTATAACAAAACAGTATAATCCTATCTGTAAATTGTAGAAAAGTGATAAAAACAGAAAGGTAGTAATAATCcagcaattttattatttcttctctTTTCAGCCTGTTAGTTTATTTACACACATTTCTGAAACTTGCAATTGGTTTTTCATGTAGATTCCTTAGGCTTTCTTTCTTTAAAGTCTGATGTTAGGTTTAACTTTTACAAAATACACTTATGGGTATTGAACACAGAGCAGGTTGAAAGCTGATGCTTTACCCTGCAGTTGATTGCACCTGCGCCCAATAGTTTGAAAGTTACTACCATGTTAGTAACATTTCTGGAAATTCAAAGTTTACTGTTCTATTCAAGTTACTTTTGCTTGTAATTTTCAATTCAAAGTTAATATTGAATTATACtggtgtaaataaaatacatacatcttTAAAAAGTCTACCAGTTGGCTTTCAACCAGTATTAGAGAGAAGGCCAATATATCGCTGATATAATTAagaaacatttgttttttatagtactAATTGACAAAATTGAGGGAACAAGCAGACTGTTTGTCTGATGGTATGTGGAAAATCATCACCTatcaccagcagggctagcatgggcgggggacacttctccacggggaaaggatataacgtttatcccctcacgcatttatatccaccccccgagcatgggcacacgggtggacaatatatccacggtggatataataggggaaagacgaacccccggtaaatgtcacaaattaattattctaatctgtgctcatggttttgacaaataaatttttcgtttcctgttttgttttagttgtctaagttttttattgttttttttatctataaatgttcctcgtctgcggctgtttgtttatattatttattctggatttttcaaagtggtataaaacctacctttcgagaaaataaaatgagtgctaaaaagtaagtcttctattataaaatgtttgaaaaagtgactacctattgatttagaagcgtacctaatgaattaatgttttacagtgaaagtaaacagagacgttaatcatcaagatccaatcctgtttacatatcaaattattgatcttgtactattttatttaaagttgtgcttgcctttttctatggcccattagttgacaaatttgtgtttattcagatcaagaagtaataaaatacaattgcaaatgttggtagatttcatgccaacccacaaccaccttgccactggggaattcacaggaactcttaggagccaaaagggcagactcccagtggcaaatcttagtcattactgaaggagcatgggccagacgggacggtcaatcagtggaaacagttaaataaattttgcggtaaagtaagcaagtgcaaaaaatttaaattatttattagtgttgttggcatcaaacaagtattgcataatttttcttttatttgcagacgtggcaggacattaaaaaagctgcaacagaACGTggacgcagcaccacaggcaacatatacatagtatacatgttgctgtaaagtcaaccaagtgaagaatttatttattttccagagtaggtatagatggaagaatgcaggatgctcatttatcacacaaaaataaattaaaaacgatgaaaaggttaatttagaaattttattaattaaaatatgtatttataaatctttctcttttttgtcgagcaactgttaacaatcttgtttgatccatatttgatgtctgatgtcgttcttcgctcgtatttacaaaatttactgtcttttgctccattagagttctgaaatatacaaattatattatgctcaatactgttgacccaaattagtagggcaaattgtatgtgaaaatgcaggatcaatgatttataaggaaccattatcataagatataattttataatattaccaaacattaatgtgcccaataataataagttatgggaacttaaatattatttaaagtatatatttacaatacacgcctataatgatgcataatattataaagtgttatgcaggcatatataagtggagatgctttttcgggactgtaatgaaacacccagtcaatccccaagctgcgaaatgtgtctttgaggtacctattggccctttccacacagtttcttacttggcagtgccagtttgtgtacttctctgcagaactatttggtgcagcttctaaatccggagtcatcatccaaggctctagagcatagcctgagtccccaataaaattctactttgttatttaaacatgtaaattaattcctacttgttttgctttttcagattttctccaagattttaataaaatgttgaatagaaatatatgcacaatcctacattgtaatttggacgtgatgattaacccatgcccatgttaaataatttatcagacatttttttttgtattttcttatatttcattactaaatacagtatctactgccaagtttttgtactaattcctcaaataaacaattttattataatgagatattgttttttgtatattcatataaataatataccagactagtcgtatacaacatatgcagccgaatcctaggcatgtaatttctaggtaattatgaggagtataatataatgatataggtaggtgtgtaactttttttgattcgcattgtttcccttttatactagtaaatggcaacaataagtaaagttttgaaagtttgcacattttatttaaaacatacataagatgtagtactgtccgattctactttcatacagctgtatcttttcatattttactttagagttaataaatatgaattggtcatggacacacaccacaatctgtaaaacatattttaaaattattaacttacttgattgtttaagtttttgataaactctagatctaaataatttgtctttaccacttgaacatctatcgtggatctccagagtctgttcccgggaataatatctactttggcattagtctaaaatgaaatgaaaaataattaaagtacctagcattgaatatctttgctatgtacttatactgaagtactaagtactgactaataattttattattaaagtaagtatatctatatttgatgaggggatgtctgccattgccagacgtgtgatcagtcctatgtaaggaccattccaccctattccccatgtttgagacacaggttttactggtgtcccggcagggtcccccctgaaacctaccagtctctgtggtgaacctaacaatatcccctaaggtgaggtttgctaggtcttcttcacttattctatccttaccttgtagttcccatcttaccaacacgtacaaggggcactcagctataaagtgaaaactagttatcacatcactgcactttgaacaggatgggatttatatttacttatgagaattattaggaagtaagtacctatatatactcacatactgacaatagctccagtaatttgggtcagttatttgctgactgttgtttgagcaacagccatggtcttgacctgtccccgctgataactaccatccgctaatagccttaaagatgtgagaacctagacaaaaagtgattagccatgcttttttttaaacctacgttcatatatagatgatgtctttgcacaaggtgattttaggtacttaataacaacttacttttatgtgcactggtagtccatcgacagcatttagtggtcagtgcctctttaaggtcctcgcacgagtacagcacacaatttttacccatccgaaacaagtgttggaactctgcatcgggaaattcgaacggattactggcgtcacgtatagatcgccggtgtaattttcgttcagatttctccatttcacttgaataataagagccccagaaagcacgagacatgtttttttcgactttaattcgttaacagaattttaaacccacgtctaaggacggggataaaattgtctctttcaaatgtcaaaaaaggatagtctttcccctttcatttctttgctatgggcgggggatatatatccacgagaaatgtcaaacggggataaatttatcctctcccctgttgccgtgctctggcaaggggaaaagataattatatcccttgatagaggatataatcgggggatataatttatatctcctgcccatgctagccctgcagagcaacactttgcagggcatgcaaggaacaaatcttaaaaggtgttaagcctaatgggcctgtaattacactggcaaccttTCATTTAGACAGGAGCTGCTTGGAGGCAAacataagcatggtggtagagCTAGATTCCCTAGACGAAAGCTCTACTCTTACAACATAGCATAATAAACGCGCCATTGCTCATTAACACACACAACCAAAGTACAATTTTTAAAGTCTGCTCTAAAACTAACTTCAGTTGAGGTTACTTCTCTTAAATTTTCTCGGCAATGAAACTTTGTATCTACTAATCTGAACCAatgctatttttaattgaatacatTTGTCATCTCGTTGCTCCCTTGTCCCTAACAAAATGAATACAATATAATTACAGTAGTAAACAATATCAAGTGACACgacgtaaataagtaaataaggttTAACCGGTACTTTGTAGCCAACACAAGCCAGCGagttatgttaaatatatacatttaattaatccTTACGGAAATATactgaaatttattataattgacgTATTGCGACTGTATAGATGTTTAAGCGTCTCCAGTTTTACAGCAAAGCAATGAACAGTTCAATTAGAAAATCAATAGTCAAACCAACCTTTCCTTTGACTATCCTCTTATTCAACACTTTTTCCACAACATATTCCTCCTCGCTAGATGCATCGGTTTCATTTTTCTTCTCTTTCcccattgtttttattatttttacgctGTTTTGTTTCAAATTGTTTCAAAACAAGCACACAGAAATCAATATTTCACCGCTAACCCGCTTTGTCAATTTCTCGAGTAACAAAATGGCGCGTACGACATGTTATTACTTTagtctatggagggtagaggtaaggaggatcatctgtgtatatgaaaaagtgtccgtcaaaatgtattaaattaggatggcgccacatttgcatcaaggtaacacTTAAAATATGGAGGATAGAGGTAaggagtcatcttatatgggagaaaagttgaaaaagtgtctagttgtatgcgctaaataacagttcaaaaatcctccacaatggcgctggtggatgcacagggtatggtatgaatgtagcaatcgtagatgaattgaagtatgccgagttaaaaaattttatgtcattatcgactaaagtagttaattattgagaatttcaacaacttacgttgtacaaaaaattgtggtaaatataaccttacttccttgtttatttttcaagcctactctaacaatatgtggcgcttcttttaagagttaccttgatgcaaatgtggcaccatcctaatttaatacattttgacggacactttttcatatacacagatgatcctccttacctctaccctccatatcttaaaagaagcgccaaatattgttagagtaggcttgaaaaataaacaaggaaagaGAAACTTCCGCTAAGTTATGGCGCGCTTTTAAAAATCCGCATAAAGTGGGAAACaatatatgattatttttttacgtatcaTTTAACGATTTAACGCTTATGtgtaaatatcaaaaaataaattaatatattaataagaagaaataactgttatacaaaataaatatgtacttaatataataaaataaacaaacgaatgTGTTTAAAATTAGAGTACAAAAGTTCATCAGGAGCAaaacgaaaatataaaaattttctccTGTAAGCAATCAATTTCTGCATCTaaaaaatttttagaaaaaaacatagataccTTTAATCATTGAacgtattaaaacaatattattcgcTAAAAAAAAGCAGTCATGTAACATGAACTGAACACATAATgaacaatataaattaacagCAATAAAAGATATAATGTCATACAAacattatcaataataaattaaatattaaaatatgattaaCGTTGAAGTTCAAttccaatttatttaatataacatatactAGGTACTTAAGTTATATTACACTGTATAAGTAATGATGTATTGCTAATTAACAGTAATTTAtcagttaccaaataaaaaaacagttaaatgGTACACACATAAATTTAGGTGACAcagtaaaatttatgaaatagaAAGGTTTGACACAATtaccttataaaaattattgaaggtatattataattatgcgACTTAATAATAGTGCGATACtaatattaactattattattattattattattattattatataatagactaagcagctttcgctgatgcgtctatatcatttcttgcgctctttgtctttttgatgtttatccagtctattcttaaactgattcagtgattctaCTAATAATAGGTATTCTGTActcaagaatacattaaaattataaaagagttttttcattataaaaaattgttagattcagctatttaatttatgtaagtaaAGAAAgagaattttattatcattttataaataatagattaaaaaattttatgtagttgtattatgttataatttgaatgacagaagttatttaatttaatatacaatTCTTATTTTTCCGAAatcaaagaaattattaaatattatgtacaaatataTGTACAAATTTATATGTACAAACCACTCtagatgaaacaaaaatatcgggaggtatataaaattatttgatcTTGAGTCTTATTAAATACTGTccaaaaaacataaaatcgaAAACGAAATGAAATGCTGCTCCAAGTCACaaacaattgtattttataaaacttaccattttttttaaacgtttgcATTGCCTAACTATATTTGAAGGAAATCTTTTTTTAGCAATTGTTGTTTCCAAATTAATTGAAGTCGAATTTCGACTCTGCAATCGATTCTGTAATATTCTACAAGGTTTACATCTTGGATTAGCTTGGTTCCTTTTATAAGTGTCATCACCAACAATCACATTTTTACAAAGTTTTGAATACCTgaaaattaatgtaattatattaattcaatttgtaTGAATCCTTTTCTTGTATGAATCACTTAAGCAGAAACAAGCAATCCTTACTTTATACTGTCAATCTGAGTACCAACACATAAAGGCCATCTTTCCACTAATTTCAAGTAGTCATAGATACAacttaatgaattaattttttcgTTTAGAGGCAGTTCGTCATTGTTAGGAAAAAGaacctgaaaaaaaataataatcaatgattgttaaaaaaaaatagatgtatCTGCTCGGACATTCATTGATACATACAGTAATAGATGTATCCTTGTTTAAGCGTAACCGAATTTTGATCTGCTGAGTTGTTGGATCCATTCGCATAAATACAAATCCATTGGGCTCGGGTATATACAACCAAAACGGTGGCAATTTTGGAGCTTCGATTTCTTGTAGATTCTTTGAATCCTTACAGGCGTGTTGACTGAAAGGTGGTTCTATCAAGTCTTGCTCTAATATTGTCTGGGGATCGATGTTATTTTCTTGCACTAGCAATAGCTCTTCGTCTCCATTGTTATTCGAATGTAAGCTTGGTATTTTCAGTTCATCTACAGTACTTGTCAAAAACTCTACCGGAATAAACTGATGCTGGATCGTTGGTAAAGCTTcttcttttagtattttttttcctaaaggCATAATTATGAGCTCTCCTTTTATGTACAGTTtctcatacatttttatttgctcCTCTTTAAAATGGAGATGACAGATGTAATCAGTAGCTTTTAATTCAATACCCAGCGAAATTTTCCAATTTTGTAATCTTGCCGGTGTCTGtgaaattagataaataaaaaatgaatattgctttcttttaccaaaaaaattatagaaaagagCAAAGGttta
This Pararge aegeria chromosome 3, ilParAegt1.1, whole genome shotgun sequence DNA region includes the following protein-coding sequences:
- the LOC120635920 gene encoding uncharacterized protein LOC120635920 isoform X2; amino-acid sequence: MYEKLYIKGELIIMPLGKKILKEEALPTIQHQFIPVEFLTSTVDELKIPSLHSNNNGDEELLLVQENNIDPQTILEQDLIEPPFSQHACKDSKNLQEIEAPKLPPFWLYIPEPNGFVFMRMDPTTQQIKIRLRLNKDTSITVLFPNNDELPLNEKINSLSCIYDYLKLVERWPLCVGTQIDSIKYSKLCKNVIVGDDTYKRNQANPRCKPCRILQNRLQSRNSTSINLETTIAKKRFPSNIVRQCKRLKKMVQYLLKWKGYKEEESTWEPEENLDCEELIRTFEDNRKEKEAKAKKAEEQNRSKKRRRDSSEDTSVTGRKGRGTSVSSLEDHKEPKSKREREDKGKSGFDKGLKAEKIIGASDATGELMFLVKWADSDEAELVPAKIANVKCPQQVIAFYEERLTWHTPVESE
- the LOC120635920 gene encoding uncharacterized protein LOC120635920 isoform X1: MGKICVVKSCPSGRKSQNKKNSSPQPLSYFQPTTPARLQNWKISLGIELKATDYICHLHFKEEQIKMYEKLYIKGELIIMPLGKKILKEEALPTIQHQFIPVEFLTSTVDELKIPSLHSNNNGDEELLLVQENNIDPQTILEQDLIEPPFSQHACKDSKNLQEIEAPKLPPFWLYIPEPNGFVFMRMDPTTQQIKIRLRLNKDTSITVLFPNNDELPLNEKINSLSCIYDYLKLVERWPLCVGTQIDSIKYSKLCKNVIVGDDTYKRNQANPRCKPCRILQNRLQSRNSTSINLETTIAKKRFPSNIVRQCKRLKKMVQYLLKWKGYKEEESTWEPEENLDCEELIRTFEDNRKEKEAKAKKAEEQNRSKKRRRDSSEDTSVTGRKGRGTSVSSLEDHKEPKSKREREDKGKSGFDKGLKAEKIIGASDATGELMFLVKWADSDEAELVPAKIANVKCPQQVIAFYEERLTWHTPVESE